Proteins from one Hoplias malabaricus isolate fHopMal1 chromosome 2, fHopMal1.hap1, whole genome shotgun sequence genomic window:
- the lonrf2 gene encoding LON peptidase N-terminal domain and RING finger protein 2 gives MDAGLQQQSHAEHFAPQPELSNPAIFPEMLEVADEACRAGDFDLAVEIYSSQLAELRQPDRSLYLRKADALSRGCRVPEALDSYRAAGQIRRLRPEEVRPLLESIARAWKPTHGPEDPDEDEFQQPHDLFSCPICRCLLIEPATLECGHTLCKRCLEDPAVKDCKSCRTKTTKVNPSALKSNVVLSSLLEKWFTAESKSRRCWLEGESLWKKQELPSALEKYNIALELAPSTCKLLSQRAELHMDLKNFSQAVQDGDSLCRLKPLSAKAHYIKAKAFCSAGRREEALLEYFYCVALKPDWASVKMEAQKVLCEMFSSVFEDDSLDTPLHPLQATGPTPRIKPLSLLNSLHSSLPRDGARADCSKDIALMSSNACDGGNPSSLNHPSSSLEDSKKLAAVLSSLPVHMGLKRKCPGDGNAFGPPSKLSKQDPPCSSHTPPAVSGTRLVPSQLLDSSDMECSLCMRLFYEPVTTPCGHMFCLKCLERCLDHNPNCPLCKENISEYLAARGYNKTFLMEEVLQRFLSEELEERRKVHEEEMKELSNLNVEVPIFVCTMAFPTIPCPLHVFEPRYRLMIRRAMETGTKQFGMCISDELKGFADYGCMLEVRDVKFFPDGRSVVDTIGVSRFKVLTHGQRDGYNTAKIEYLEDKKVEGEELTELLKLHDSVYDQATAWFTSLKDNMKNQILSHFGHLPPKDPEPQGNPSGPAWSWWLLAVLPLESRAQLTILAMTSLKDRLIAIRRVLIFVTRKRPR, from the exons ATGGACGCCGGGCTCCAGCAGCAGAGCCATGCGGAGCATTTCGCCCCTCAACCCGAGCTGTCCAACCCGGCCATTTTCCCGGAGATGCTGGAGGTGGCCGACGAGGCCTGCCGAGCGGGGGATTTCGACCTAGCTGTTGAGATCTACTCGTCTCAGCTCGCAGAGCTCCGTCAGCCCGACCGGAGCCTGTATCTGCGGAAAGCGGATGCTCTCTCCCGCGGTTGCCGCGTTCCCGAGGCGCTGGACTCGTATCGAGCCGCGGGGCAAATTCGCCGCCTGCGGCCCGAGGAGGTCCGGCCGCTCCTGGAGAGCATCGCCCGAGCCTGGAAACCCACCCACGGCCCCGAGGACCCAGACGAAGACGAGTTTCAGCAGCCCCACGACCTGTTCTCGTGCCCAATATGCCGGTGCTTACTGATCGAGCCCGCGACCTTGGAGTGCGGCCACACGTTGTGTAAACGCTGCCTGGAAGACCCCGCGGTCAAGGACTGTAAGAGCTGCCGCACTAAAACCACTAAGGTGAACCCCAGCGCCCTCAAGTCTAACGTTGTTCTCAGCAGCTTGTTGGAAAAGTGGTTCACGGCCGAAAGCAAGTCGAGGAGGTGCTGGCTGGAAGGGGAGAGCCTTTGGAAAAAGCAGGAGCTCCCCAGCGCCCTGGAGAAATACAACATTGCACTGGAACTCG CACCCTCCACGTGTAAGCTGCTATCACAGAGAGCTGAGCTGCATATGGACTTGAAGAATTTCAGTCAGGCAGTTCAAGATGGAGACAGCCTATGCCGGCTAAAACCGTTGTCGGCAAAG GCCCACTACATTAAGGCCAAGGCATTTTGCAGTGCTGGTCGCAGAGAAGAGGCCTTACTGGAGTACTTCTATTGTGTAGCACTAAAGCCCGACTGGGCATCTGTCAAAATGGAGGCACAGAAG GTCCTGTGTGAGATGTTTTCTTCGGTTTTTGAAGATGACAGTCTGGACACACCTTTACATCCCCTTCAGGCCACAGGCCCCACTCCACGCATCAAACCTTTATCTCTCCTTAACTCACTCCATTCTTCTTTGCCCAGAGATGGGGCCAGAGCTGACTGCTCAAAG GACATTGCCTTGATGAGCAGTAATGCATGTGATGGTGGCAATCCCTCATCCTTAAACCATCCTTCGAGTAGCTTAGAAGATTCCAAGAAACTGGCAGCTGTCCTCTCCTCACTGCCTGTTCATATGGGGCTTAAGAGAAAGTGTCCGGGTGATGGCAATGCCTTTGGACCTCCTAGCAAACTTTCCAAACAAG ATCCACCCTGCTCTTCCCACACACCCCCTGCTGTGAGTGGCACACGGCTGGTGCCTTCGCAGCTGTTGGACAGCTCAGATATGGAATGTTCATTGTGCATGAG ACTGTTTTATGAGCCTGTCACCACTCCCTGTGGACACATGTTCTGTCTCAAGTGTCTGGAGCGCTGCCTGGACCACAACCCCAACTGTCCTCTATGCAAGGAGAACATCTCAGAA TATCTGGCCGCTAGAGGGTATAATAAGACTTTCCTGATGGAGGAAGTGCTTCAGCGTTTTCTGAGTGAGGAGCTGGAAGAAAGGAGGAAGGTACACGAAGAAGAAATGAAGGAACTGTCTAA CTTGAATGTGGAAGTGCCTATCTTTGTTTGCACAATGGCATTTCCCACAATCCCCTGCCCGTTGCACGTCTTTGAGCCTCGCTATAGGCTAATGATTCGCAGGGCCATGGAGACAGGAACTAAACAGTTTGGCATGTGCATTTCGGACGAGTTAAAAGG GTTTGCTGACTATGGGTGCATGCTGGAAGTGAGAGATGTGAAGTTCTTCCCTGACGGTCGTTCAGTGGTGGACACCATTGGAGTGTCTCGTTTCAAAGTACTCACTCATGGCCAGAGAGATGGCTACAACACAGCAAAGATTGAATATTTGGAGGACAAGAAG GTTGAAGGGGAGGAGCTGACAGAGCTGCTGAAGCTGCATGACTCTGTGTATGATCAGGCCACAGCCTGGTTCACCTCTCTCAAAGATAACATGAAGAACCAGATCCTCAGCCACTTTGGCCACCTGCCTCCCAAAGACCCAGAGCCACAG GGGAACCCCAGTGGGCCGGCTTGGAGTTGGTGGCTGCTGGCCGTGTTGCCGCTGGAGAGCAGAGCCCAGCTCACCATCCTGGCTATGACCTCATTAAAAGACCGGCTCATTGCGATTCGCCGGGTCCTCATTTTCGTCACCCGCAAGCGACCTCGATGA